From the Bacteroidota bacterium genome, one window contains:
- the rpmD gene encoding 50S ribosomal protein L30, translating into MKKLKITQIRSGIGKPLRQKRTLEALGFKKMHQTIEVEASPQVLGMIAKVKHLLTVEEI; encoded by the coding sequence ATGAAAAAATTGAAAATAACCCAAATAAGGAGTGGCATAGGCAAGCCTTTAAGGCAGAAACGGACACTTGAAGCACTGGGTTTCAAAAAAATGCATCAGACCATTGAAGTTGAAGCATCACCACAGGTCCTGGGCATGATCGCCAAAGTGAAACACCTGCTCACCGTCGAAGAAATTTAA